A part of Amyelois transitella isolate CPQ chromosome 12, ilAmyTran1.1, whole genome shotgun sequence genomic DNA contains:
- the LOC106143270 gene encoding uncharacterized protein LOC106143270: MKSCVLIAALFAATVNGSTYITQITSSPGIYFDQSLDVKFIHDSWNVVTYIDLSHIQPHLDNVEYLFERISKYCVSSQSSSKIQSDCTNSLNSLESQHANNVKKFSSISYLVQVQQTKRSKRGLVDLGGSILKTFFGTLDASDAIIYTDAINQVQSSEKQLAHLMQDNIHVIKSTVSTFNSTMSKIKENESRLNHNLNIIEKAFETLTNSNDKLEMKSQLSLLLHSLEGIIMSLSFDIDDLNNAILFSKMNILHPTVLSPQRLYEELELYKNNIPKHSELPVSLTLQNVHELINVSDIICYLHDNKLIIVVKVPLVLPQTYNLFHSIPLPTPYNSQTPDTYVLIAPNKPYLAITVDRLFYSQFDDVKECKVIQNQCYVCALKNVYSSIANPVCETVLLTDVVQKLPKSCQTKLLHGSIDFFQKITNDRWIFVQSEPGKGHITCEKPYSNVDEILFGTGILHLPKTCQAFYKTLSFSATDTLTSNISISISSYNIVNDDCCVSNKINTSISKLPFVKLNEVNNLDSLLQASLHLNEFEKELNKVQQPTHLEKYSTHYISLIYVITTIILLYLLYKSRKYICSQSSGCCINIYNQCHNKKTKRSVKSIKDISPRPEYTSDSSDKESVRSLPIPTKRNILD, translated from the exons ATGAAATCGTGTGTCCTGATAGCGGCATT ATTTGCCGCGACAGTGAACGGGAGCACGTATATAACGCAGATAACCAGCAGTCCAGGAATTTATTTCGATCAATCTCTAGATGTTAAGTTTATCCACGATAGTTGGAATGTTGTAACGTACATCGACTTGTCTCATATTCAACCTCATTTAGATAACGTGGAATACCTATTTGAAAGAATTTCTAAATATTGTGTCTCTTCTCAGTCATCATCGAAAATCCAATCAGACTGTACTAACTCTCTTAATTCTCTAGAGTCCCAACATGCTAACAACGTAAAAAAGTTTTCTTCAATATCTTATTTAGTACAAGTGCAACAAACAAAACGTTCTAAACGCGGATTAGTTGATTTAGGAGGCTCgatattaaaaactttcttCGGAACATTAGATGCTAGTGACGCAATTATATACACCGACGCAATAAATCAAGTACAGTCGAGCGAAAAACAGTTAGCACATCTTATGCAAGATAATATCCACGTCATAAAATCAACAGTATCTACATTCAATAGTacaatgtcaaaaataaaagaaaacgaGAGTCGACTAAACCATAACTTAAACATCATAGAAAAAGCCTTTGAAACTCTCACAAATTCAAACGATAAATTAGAAATGAAATCTCAATTATCTCTGCTACTTCATTCACTAGAAGGTATAATAATGTCTCTATCTTTCGATATCGATGACCTGAATAACGcaatattatttagtaaaatgaatattttgcaCCCGACTGTACTCAGTCCACAGCGACTTTATGAAGAACTTGagctatataaaaacaatatacctaaACATTCCGAGTTGCCAGTATCTTTGACTCTGCAAAACGTTCATGAGCTAATTAATGTATCTGATATCATATGTTATCTCCATGataataagttaattattgTAGTAAAAGTTCCTCTCGTTTTGCCtcaaacatataatttatttcattccaTCCCTTTACCTACCCCCTATAACAGCCAGACTCCTGATACTTATGTTCTAATTGCACCTAATAAACCATATTTGGCAATAACTGTAGATAGATTATTTTACTCACAATTTGATGATGTTAAAGAGTGTAAAGTGATACAAAACCAGTGTTACGTATGTGCGTTAAAAAACGTTTACTCGTCTATAGCCAACCCAGTGTGTGAGACAGTACTGTTAACCGACGTAGTTCAAAAGTTACCCAAATCGTGCCAAACAAAACTCTTACACGGCTCTATAGACTTCTTCCAGAAGATAACTAACGACAGGTGGATCTTCGTGCAATCAGAACCGGGTAAAGGACATATAACGTGTGAAAAGCCTTATTCTAACGTAGACGAAATCTTGTTCGGAACTGGTATTTTACATCTACCCAAAACATGTCAagctttttataaaactttatcttTTAGTGCTACTGATACATTAACCTCTAACATATCTATTTCTATATCTAGTTATAATATTGTCAATGACGACTGTTGCGTCTCTAATAAGATAAACACTTCTATTTCTAAGCTACCGTTTGTAAAACTTAATGAAGTAAATAACCTTGATTCTCTGCTACAAGCTAGTTTACATCTAAATGAATTTGAGAAAGAACTGAATAAAGTCCAACAACCCACTCATTTAGAAAAGTATAGCACTCATTATATCTCACTGATTTATGTAATTAcaactataatattgttatacctattatataaaagtagaaaatacatatgttcTCAAAGCTCGGGCTGttgcattaatatttataaccaaTGTCATAATAAGAAAACCAAGAGAAGTGTTAAGtcaataaaagatatttcacCTAGACCTGAGTATACCTCAGACTCATCAGATAAAGAATCTGTGAGATCTTTACCAATACCTACAAAAAGGAATATCTtagattaa